The following are encoded together in the Montipora foliosa isolate CH-2021 chromosome 12, ASM3666993v2, whole genome shotgun sequence genome:
- the LOC137979614 gene encoding uncharacterized protein, whose amino-acid sequence MALVFRLPTSSYTQAVPRFRFFDDLWREIALGYEQEDQDSCQTQSAQGAIKIATVPLNQYKPEDISLDVDNEKITLHGQHRSEDENGFENSEFKKVFKIPEGVDPTSVKSKASHDGRALVLEGIKRVKDSKKEEDRKFSVKLNLSGFEPGEIKVQLRGQELTVTGKQRSEESGLQWSRDYHRQILLPDDADLGSVTSSLSTEGILTIEAPRDPALLPNERTVDVTMEEGETQSEEQKIQTSDEAGGEQDQ is encoded by the exons aTGGCTCTCGTTTTCAGACTTCCAACCAG TTCCTACACTCAAGCTGTACCAAGATTTCGCTTCTTTGATGACTTGTGGAGAGAAATTGCTTTGGGATATGAACAGGAAGATCAAGACAGTTGCCAAACACAGTCCGCCCAAGGTGCAATCAAGATCGCCACAGTACCTCTAAACCAGTACAAACCTGAAGATATCTCTTTGGATGTCGACAATGAAAAGATAACGTTACATGGCCAGCATCGATCAGAAGACGAAAATGGATTCGAAAACAGTGAGTTCAAGAAAGTGTTCAAAATCCCAGAAGGGGTTGATCCAACCTCAGTGAAGTCAAAGGCGAGTCACGATGGAAGAGCTTTGGTACTCGAAGGAATCAAGCGGGTGAAAGACAGCAAGAAAGAGGAAGACAGGAAATTTTCAGTCAAGTTAAATCTCAGTGGATTTGAGCCGGGAGAAATCAAAGTCCAACTTCGAGGACAAGAGCTGACGGTCACTGGGAAACAGCGATCAGAGGAGAGCGGTTTGCAATGGTCACGTGATTACCATCGTCAGATTCTTCTTCCTGATGACGCAGATCTCGGTTCAGTGACGTCAAGCTTGTCCACAGAGGGCATACTGACCATAGAAGCGCCTCGTGATCCAGCTCTTTTGCCAAATGAAAGAACTGTGGATGTCACCATGGAAGAAGGCGAAACTCAAAGTGAAGAACAAAAAATACAGACTAGCGATGAAGCAGGAGGAGAACAGGACCAGTAA
- the LOC137979471 gene encoding uncharacterized protein: MALVFRLPTSSYTQTVPRFRFFDDLWREIALGYEQENQDSCQTQSTQGAIKIATVPLNQYKPEDISLDVDNEKITLHGQHRSEDENGFENSEFKKVFKIPEGVDPTSVKSKASHDGRALVLEGIKRVKDSKKEEDRKFSVKLNLSGFEPGEIKVQLRGKELTVTGKQRSEESGLQWSRDYHRQILLPDDADLGSVTSSLSKEGILTIEAPRDPALLPNERTVDVTMEEGETQSEEQNKQTSHGAGGEQNQ; this comes from the exons ATGGCTCTCGTTTTCAGACTTCCAACCAG TTCCTACACTCAAACTGTACCAAGATTTCGCTTCTTTGATGACTTGTGGAGAGAAATTGCTTTGGGATATGAACAGGAAAATCAAGACAGTTGCCAAACACAGTCCACCCAAGGTGCAATCAAGATCGCCACAGTACCTCTAAACCAGTACAAACCTGAAGATATCTCTCTGGATGTCGACAATGAAAAGATTACGTTACATGGCCAGCATCGATCAGAAGACGAAAATGGATTCGAAAACAGTGAGTTCAAGAAAGTGTTCAAAATCCCAGAAGGGGTTGATCCAACCTCAGTGAAGTCAAAGGCGAGTCACGATGGAAGAGCGTTGGTACTCGAAGGAATCAAGCGGGTGAAAGACAGCAAGAAAGAGGAAGACAGGAAATTTTCAGTCAAGTTAAATCTCAGTGGATTTGAGCCGGGAGAAATCAAAGTCCAACTTCGAGGAAAAGAGCTGACGGTCACTGGGAAACAGCGATCAGAGGAGAGCGGTTTGCAATGGTCACGTGATTACCATCGTCAGATTCTTCTTCCTGATGACGCAGATCTCGGTTCAGTGACGTCAAGCTTGTCCAAAGAAGGCATACTGACCATAGAAGCGCCTCGTGATCCAGCTCTTTTGCCAAATGAAAGAACTGTGGATGTCACCATGGAAGAAGGCGAAACTCAAAGtgaagaacaaaacaaacagacaagccaTGGAGCAGGAGGAGAACAGAACCAGTAA
- the LOC137979470 gene encoding uncharacterized protein: protein MALVFRFPTSSYTLGIPRFRFSDDLWREIALAYEQEDRGSFRDQTQSAQGAIKIATVPLNQYKPEDISLDVDNEKITLHGQHRSEDENGFENSEFKKVFKIPEGVDPTSVKSKASHDGRALVLEGIKRVKDSKKEEDRKFSVKLNLSGFEPGEIKVQLRGQELTVTGKQRSEESGLQWSRDYHRQILLPDDADLGSVTSSLSTEGILTIEAPRDPALLPNERTVDVTMEEGETQSEDQKIQTSDEAGGEQDQ, encoded by the exons ATGGCTCTCGTTTTCAGATTTCCAACTAG TTCCTACACTCTGGGTATACCGAGATTTCGCTTTTCCGATGACTTGTGGAGAGAGATCGCCTTGGCATATGAACAGGAAGATCGCGGCAGTTTCCGTGATCAAACACAGTCCGCCCAAGGTGCAATCAAGATCGCCACAGTACCTCTAAACCAGTACAAACCTGAAGATATCTCTTTGGATGTCGACAATGAAAAGATTACGCTACATGGCCAGCATCGATCAGAAGACGAAAATGGATTCGAAAACAGTGAGTTCAAGAAAGTGTTCAAAATCCCAGAAGGGGTTGATCCGACCTCAGTGAAGTCAAAGGCGAGTCACGATGGAAGAGCTTTGGTACTCGAAGGAATCAAGCGGGTGAAAGACAGCAAGAAAGAGGAAGACAGGAAATTTTCAGTCAAGTTAAATCTCAGTGGATTTGAGCCGGGAGAAATCAAAGTCCAACTTCGAGGACAAGAGCTGACGGTCACTGGGAAACAGCGATCAGAGGAGAGCGGTTTGCAATGGTCACGTGATTACCATCGTCAGATTCTTCTTCCTGATGACGCAGATCTCGGTTCAGTGACGTCAAGCTTGTCCACAGAGGGCATACTGACCATAGAAGCGCCTCGTGATCCAGCTCTTTTGCCAAATGAAAGAACTGTGGATGTCACCATGGAAGAAGGCGAAACTCAAagtgaagaccaaaaaatacaGACTAGCGATGAAGCAGGAGGAGAACAGGACCAGTAA